From one Leptospira kanakyensis genomic stretch:
- a CDS encoding LA_2490 family SGNH/GDSL-type esterase — translation MIQNWKRWGAIVLFFPLALLSLELILRISNPPALRYYRDVKLLHAYHPEYGVALEPNESRFVRHYADLWQGQFTTNSLGLRGIEEPIPGKPKLVCLGDSLVMGFGVSDEDTFCSKLGESEQNGLTYQSLNLGVDAYGSLGSYKRLKDMSGKIDNIQTVLFFISPNDFTMPDELRAQGILPDDENDALHENDPVWKNNFRIQFELTRISYLLQALKLAYEQTKVKFAQTKYLVAADTELLTSSPLVYLRETFILPIKQQRCEEKDEFICPTPLQNLNVVCSDSPVDPNSLEPLPETTTRAYDLMIALSKEKGYKFVPVLLPMQIEEVYCRQLGKYNALGGYAIRAKKYLDSKGIKTLDILPYTDKMCGREFTLNGKTKKAGIQDYYIPGDGHLTKLGNLWAAESIGEALKEIK, via the coding sequence ATGATTCAAAACTGGAAACGATGGGGAGCCATTGTCCTATTTTTCCCGTTGGCGTTACTTTCTTTGGAATTGATTTTACGCATTTCCAATCCGCCTGCTTTACGTTACTACCGCGATGTCAAACTTTTGCATGCCTACCATCCCGAATATGGGGTGGCCCTAGAACCAAACGAAAGTCGTTTTGTCCGCCACTATGCTGATCTTTGGCAAGGACAGTTCACAACCAATTCACTTGGTCTTCGAGGGATAGAAGAACCCATACCAGGAAAACCAAAACTCGTTTGTCTTGGGGATAGTTTGGTTATGGGATTTGGTGTTTCTGATGAAGATACTTTTTGTTCAAAACTGGGCGAATCTGAACAAAACGGACTTACTTACCAAAGTTTGAATTTGGGTGTGGATGCTTACGGATCTCTTGGGTCTTACAAACGCCTAAAAGATATGTCAGGCAAAATTGATAATATTCAAACCGTATTATTTTTTATCTCTCCCAATGATTTTACAATGCCTGATGAATTACGAGCGCAAGGTATACTTCCCGATGATGAAAATGATGCATTACATGAAAACGATCCTGTTTGGAAAAACAACTTTCGTATCCAATTTGAACTCACAAGAATTTCTTATCTTTTACAAGCACTCAAACTGGCTTACGAACAAACGAAGGTCAAATTTGCTCAAACCAAATATTTAGTCGCAGCAGATACAGAACTTCTTACTTCTTCGCCACTCGTTTATTTGCGAGAAACATTTATACTTCCCATCAAACAACAGAGATGCGAAGAAAAAGATGAGTTCATTTGCCCCACTCCTCTCCAGAACCTAAATGTAGTCTGCTCTGACTCTCCAGTGGATCCAAACTCCCTCGAACCCTTACCCGAAACAACTACCAGAGCCTATGATTTAATGATCGCTCTTTCAAAGGAAAAAGGATATAAATTTGTGCCAGTTTTACTTCCTATGCAAATCGAAGAAGTGTATTGCAGGCAGTTAGGAAAGTATAATGCACTTGGTGGTTATGCCATCCGCGCTAAAAAGTATTTGGACTCAAAAGGGATAAAAACTTTAGACATTCTCCCTTATACGGATAAAATGTGCGGCCGCGAATTTACCTTAAATGGAAAAACAAAAAAAGCAGGAATCCAAGACTACTACATTCCAGGTGATGGCCACCTAACAAAACTAGGGAATTTATGGGCTGCTGAATCCATTGGCGAAGCCTTAAAGGAAATCAAATAA
- a CDS encoding MBOAT family O-acyltransferase translates to MLFNSVHYLIFAPVVILVYFLIPKRFQGLWLFIVSLYFYAIFRIPFLILLVFSFVVTKLAVDYMEATSSKPKKLCWLNVAVWSNLSLLFVFKYLDFSITVWNQTFSFTPCDPEFVQKSGILLPMGISFFTLQAVSYAVDVYRGVVERAKSIFHFGLFLAFFPQLVAGPILRASDVLHQFLDSKDFTKENLKHGLKQLFWGIFKKTFIADPVSYVIDPMYANPTEYNWIAMWIAAFLFAVQIYCDFSGYSDIAIGTARILGFHIPKNFDRPFLSGTLTELWRRWHISFSSWLRDYVYITLGGNRRGEIMAYVNLFITTFVSGIWHGADWTFVLWGTLHSSMMVIEKFVFKFETMRKAWNRVPRAIQPLYPVGIFVLSCFFFRAKATPEVPTGMGITKIMLERAFTGAGGIFPQMSLSLVILVGFLFLVDILQDKKEDRFAFITDNLYFLIPTCILLYITSFIIYSVTVSSPFLYFQF, encoded by the coding sequence ATGCTTTTTAATTCTGTTCACTATTTGATCTTTGCACCCGTTGTCATCCTAGTATATTTTTTAATTCCTAAAAGATTTCAAGGCCTCTGGTTATTCATTGTTAGTTTGTATTTTTATGCAATTTTTAGAATACCATTTCTGATTTTACTCGTGTTTTCTTTTGTTGTCACAAAACTAGCTGTGGATTATATGGAAGCCACTTCCTCTAAACCAAAAAAACTCTGTTGGTTGAATGTGGCTGTTTGGAGTAACTTAAGTTTACTATTTGTATTTAAGTATTTAGATTTTTCCATTACTGTTTGGAACCAAACATTTTCATTCACTCCTTGCGATCCAGAATTTGTCCAAAAGTCAGGAATTCTTCTTCCCATGGGGATTAGTTTTTTCACCTTACAAGCAGTATCCTATGCAGTCGATGTCTATAGGGGTGTGGTGGAAAGAGCCAAATCCATTTTTCATTTTGGACTTTTTTTGGCTTTTTTCCCGCAACTTGTGGCAGGGCCTATCTTACGTGCGAGTGATGTCCTCCACCAATTTTTAGATTCCAAGGATTTCACAAAAGAAAATTTAAAACATGGCCTCAAACAACTGTTTTGGGGAATTTTTAAAAAAACCTTCATAGCCGATCCAGTTTCTTATGTCATTGATCCTATGTATGCCAACCCTACGGAATACAATTGGATTGCGATGTGGATTGCTGCGTTTTTATTTGCGGTGCAAATTTATTGTGATTTTTCCGGATACTCCGACATAGCAATTGGAACCGCAAGGATACTTGGATTTCATATTCCAAAAAACTTTGACCGTCCTTTTTTATCGGGAACACTAACCGAACTTTGGAGACGTTGGCATATTTCGTTTAGTTCTTGGTTACGTGACTATGTATACATCACTCTCGGTGGCAATAGACGTGGTGAAATTATGGCTTATGTGAATCTTTTTATCACTACATTTGTTTCGGGAATTTGGCACGGTGCCGATTGGACCTTTGTTTTATGGGGAACACTCCACTCCTCTATGATGGTCATCGAAAAATTTGTTTTCAAATTTGAAACTATGCGTAAGGCATGGAACCGAGTACCACGTGCCATCCAACCATTGTATCCAGTAGGTATATTCGTATTGTCTTGTTTTTTCTTCAGAGCCAAAGCCACTCCTGAAGTTCCTACAGGAATGGGTATCACCAAAATCATGTTAGAACGTGCATTCACTGGCGCGGGCGGAATTTTTCCTCAGATGAGTTTGAGTTTAGTGATCCTCGTTGGATTTTTGTTTTTGGTGGATATCCTCCAAGATAAAAAGGAGGACAGGTTTGCCTTTATCACAGACAATTTATATTTCCTGATCCCAACTTGTATCCTACTCTACATCACTTCGTTTATCATTTATAGTGTGACGGTATCAAGTCCATTCCTCTACTTTCAATTCTAA
- a CDS encoding LemA family protein: MTRMFRTVFLVSLMATLLTNCGYNRIQELDEEVTASWAEVLNQYKRRSDLVPNLVSAVKGFANQEKEIMTGIAEARAKIGSIQATPELVNNPESLKKFDQAQGQLGSALSRLLMIQENYPQLKSDQHFSDLMAQLEGTENRITVARNRFIKSTKEFNVYIRQFPAVLTAKAFGYDAKATFTVEDPKAIENAPKVEF; the protein is encoded by the coding sequence ATGACAAGAATGTTTCGAACCGTTTTTCTGGTTTCCTTAATGGCAACCTTATTAACCAACTGCGGTTATAACCGTATCCAAGAGTTGGATGAAGAAGTGACTGCTTCTTGGGCAGAAGTTCTCAACCAATACAAAAGAAGATCTGATTTAGTTCCGAATTTGGTTTCCGCTGTGAAAGGATTTGCAAACCAAGAAAAAGAAATTATGACAGGAATTGCAGAAGCACGTGCTAAAATTGGATCCATCCAAGCAACTCCAGAACTTGTAAACAACCCAGAGAGTTTGAAAAAATTTGACCAAGCACAAGGTCAATTGGGTTCCGCGTTGTCAAGACTCCTTATGATCCAAGAAAACTACCCACAATTGAAATCTGACCAACATTTTTCTGATTTGATGGCACAGTTGGAAGGGACAGAAAATAGAATCACTGTGGCAAGAAACCGATTCATCAAATCAACAAAAGAATTCAATGTGTACATTCGTCAGTTTCCAGCGGTTCTCACTGCAAAAGCTTTTGGTTATGATGCAAAAGCAACCTTTACTGTAGAAGATCCAAAGGCGATTGAGAATGCACCAAAAGTAGAATTCTAA
- a CDS encoding DUF1343 domain-containing protein, giving the protein MKFLKNINKLNGCKAAILTNQSAFGFNGKYHFQTYAEIFDLKTIFLPEHGLFAELQDQVSGDELKYLFGDMQIVNLYGKEEKSLVPPRESLTGVDVIIVDIKDVGSRYYTFLTTAYYILLEISRLKKETGKAPIFLVIDSPNPIGKKVEGTPLQKEFESFVGVTSVLHRHGLTPGGLLSYYNETFHLKVDVVVVPVGVFHPKSISQFEWVPPSPNIPTQSTCLVYPGMCLLEGTNLSEGRGTTKPFETFGAPYLVGKAKEELDKRMDSHQSDDFRLRALRFLPTFHKYTGTICEGYQLMVLKPKQFHSLYFILYFLKQLGELFPKEFEYLKGVYEFRSDRPAIELLAGDSVLLDYLYGKLSESALSEYLDQSERHWMKLTKPYRY; this is encoded by the coding sequence ATGAAGTTTTTAAAAAACATAAATAAGTTAAACGGTTGTAAGGCAGCCATTCTCACCAACCAAAGTGCATTTGGATTTAATGGAAAATACCACTTCCAGACCTATGCTGAGATTTTTGATCTTAAAACTATTTTTTTACCAGAACATGGACTTTTTGCTGAGTTACAAGACCAAGTCAGCGGGGATGAACTCAAATATCTTTTTGGAGATATGCAAATTGTAAATCTCTATGGAAAAGAAGAGAAAAGTCTTGTTCCTCCCAGAGAAAGTTTGACTGGGGTGGATGTCATCATAGTTGATATCAAAGATGTGGGCTCTCGCTATTATACGTTTTTAACGACAGCTTATTATATTCTTTTGGAAATCTCTCGCCTAAAAAAAGAAACCGGCAAAGCTCCGATTTTTCTAGTGATTGATTCACCGAATCCCATTGGCAAAAAAGTAGAAGGAACTCCTCTCCAAAAGGAATTTGAATCCTTTGTTGGTGTTACTTCTGTATTACATAGACATGGACTCACTCCTGGGGGATTATTATCATATTATAATGAAACCTTTCACTTAAAAGTGGATGTGGTGGTGGTTCCTGTGGGAGTGTTCCATCCAAAGTCTATTTCCCAATTTGAATGGGTTCCCCCATCTCCGAACATTCCTACACAAAGTACCTGTTTGGTGTATCCAGGAATGTGTCTTTTGGAAGGAACCAATCTTTCCGAAGGAAGAGGGACGACAAAACCCTTTGAAACTTTTGGAGCTCCCTATTTAGTCGGTAAAGCAAAAGAAGAATTGGATAAACGTATGGACTCACACCAATCGGATGATTTTCGTTTGCGAGCTTTACGTTTTTTACCTACCTTTCATAAATATACTGGTACGATTTGTGAAGGATACCAACTCATGGTACTAAAACCAAAACAGTTTCATTCCCTTTATTTTATTTTGTACTTCCTGAAACAACTCGGTGAATTATTTCCGAAAGAATTCGAATATTTAAAAGGTGTGTACGAGTTTCGTTCGGACAGGCCAGCAATTGAACTTCTTGCGGGTGACAGTGTTCTACTTGATTATTTGTACGGCAAATTATCGGAATCTGCGCTCAGTGAGTATTTAGACCAGTCAGAACGTCATTGGATGAAGCTCACAAAACCGTATCGATATTAA
- a CDS encoding prephenate dehydrogenase: MNLSKVLIYGMGLMGGSLALAIQKKFPDTEITAVVRSEKSKNTILKKNLSNQVFLQSEFISPDWNHYDLVVFSTPVASILKIIPTLPKSGNTIFIDLGSTKETIVSAVESHYANTTHHYISTHPMCGSEQVGADAAVPDLYVDKLCILTSPKLASNTSLDFVRLFWEKIGSWTMEMDSKSHDETLAYLSHLPHVISTLLVNVAGSNPTTKKEIMGTSKPITGGGFRDMSRIAGSNPDMWISIFKENQVFLKKSIDDLIKQLLEFRDLFGSNGFFDEDKIRKIWELALLNKEEIRKTK; this comes from the coding sequence ATGAACTTATCCAAAGTTTTGATTTATGGAATGGGACTAATGGGTGGATCCTTGGCCCTTGCCATTCAAAAGAAATTTCCAGACACTGAAATTACGGCAGTGGTTCGTTCTGAAAAAAGTAAAAATACAATCCTTAAGAAAAACTTAAGTAACCAAGTGTTTTTACAATCAGAGTTTATCTCTCCGGATTGGAACCATTATGATTTGGTAGTTTTTAGTACTCCAGTTGCATCCATTTTGAAAATCATTCCTACTCTTCCTAAATCAGGGAATACAATCTTTATCGATTTGGGATCTACCAAAGAAACAATTGTTTCTGCAGTGGAATCTCATTATGCTAATACCACTCATCATTATATTTCTACCCATCCTATGTGTGGATCCGAACAAGTGGGTGCGGATGCAGCCGTTCCTGATTTGTATGTGGATAAACTATGTATACTCACGTCTCCCAAGTTGGCATCAAACACGAGTTTGGATTTTGTTCGTTTGTTTTGGGAAAAAATTGGTTCTTGGACAATGGAGATGGATTCAAAGTCACATGATGAAACTTTGGCTTACTTATCTCACCTCCCTCATGTCATTTCTACCTTGCTTGTCAATGTAGCAGGATCCAATCCCACAACCAAAAAAGAAATTATGGGAACTTCTAAACCTATTACAGGTGGTGGGTTTAGAGATATGTCTCGGATTGCTGGATCCAATCCTGATATGTGGATTTCGATTTTTAAAGAAAACCAAGTATTTTTAAAGAAGTCAATTGATGATTTGATCAAACAATTGTTAGAGTTTCGTGATTTGTTTGGATCCAACGGTTTTTTTGATGAAGATAAAATTCGTAAAATTTGGGAATTGGCTCTATTAAACAAAGAAGAAATTCGAAAAACCAAATGA
- the pheA gene encoding prephenate dehydratase, with amino-acid sequence MSSAEEELKKLRAGIDSLDTEIIALIQKRAGFAQEIGRVKKESGGPIYRPDREKDVYEKVTKLSGGPLPASVIRAIYREMMSGTIALEHPLKIGFLGPEGSFSHSALRAKFGSSIDAVPQTSIPDVFRMVEEGKLDYGVVPVENSTEGQVSSTLDMFLETDLFVYSELYQRISFSLLGFETDLSAVKKIYGIRIGNEQCRNWISANLPSVEVVDTSSTAMAAKLVSERKDGLAIASKIAGEIYGLNVVAEGIEDYSGNTTRFLVIGKTESPKTKEDKTSIVFSIPNQTGSLFAVLKTFNEIPVNLTKIESRPLKRNLWEYHFFVDFIGHKEDPKIAELLEKVKSQCTLFKLLGSYPTAGSFPT; translated from the coding sequence ATGAGTAGTGCAGAAGAAGAACTAAAAAAACTCCGTGCGGGTATTGATTCGTTAGACACTGAAATCATCGCTCTCATTCAAAAACGGGCAGGTTTTGCTCAAGAAATTGGTCGTGTGAAAAAAGAATCCGGTGGTCCCATCTACCGTCCTGATCGTGAAAAAGACGTATATGAAAAGGTAACAAAATTATCAGGTGGGCCACTTCCTGCATCTGTCATTCGTGCCATCTACAGAGAGATGATGTCTGGAACCATTGCCTTAGAACATCCGTTAAAGATTGGATTTTTAGGACCCGAAGGAAGTTTTTCTCATTCCGCATTACGTGCAAAATTTGGATCCTCGATAGACGCGGTTCCGCAAACCTCTATCCCTGATGTATTTCGAATGGTGGAAGAGGGGAAGTTGGATTACGGAGTGGTTCCTGTGGAAAATTCCACGGAAGGACAAGTTAGTTCCACACTGGATATGTTTTTAGAAACAGACCTTTTCGTTTATTCTGAGTTATACCAAAGAATTTCTTTTTCACTGCTTGGATTTGAAACTGATCTTTCGGCTGTAAAAAAAATCTACGGGATTCGGATTGGAAACGAACAATGTCGTAATTGGATATCGGCTAACCTTCCGAGTGTGGAGGTTGTGGATACATCCTCCACCGCTATGGCAGCAAAATTAGTTTCGGAACGAAAAGATGGACTTGCCATCGCATCCAAAATTGCCGGTGAAATTTATGGTTTAAACGTAGTTGCCGAAGGAATCGAAGATTATTCGGGAAATACCACTCGGTTTCTTGTGATTGGCAAAACAGAATCTCCTAAAACAAAAGAAGATAAAACATCCATTGTATTTTCGATTCCGAACCAAACTGGTTCTTTGTTTGCTGTCTTAAAAACTTTTAATGAAATACCTGTAAACCTCACTAAAATTGAATCTAGACCTCTCAAACGAAACTTGTGGGAGTATCATTTTTTTGTGGATTTTATTGGACACAAAGAAGATCCAAAAATTGCAGAATTACTCGAAAAAGTAAAATCACAATGTACCTTGTTTAAACTGTTAGGTTCCTATCCAACGGCCGGATCTTTTCCGACATGA
- the scpB gene encoding SMC-Scp complex subunit ScpB: MEERTYTKGLLEALLFLSSDPIKLSALAKSAGIEKTEARELLDELILDYQEKEGGFLLREIAGGYQFITNQKYSEILAHIFKDKKRETLSRGTLDTLAIIAYKQPITLTELDEIRGVSSRAMIASLMSKKLVKAVGQKEVPGRPTLYGTTNEFLLHFGLSKLTDLPTPVEVKELKFEEFSPESITVTDETEMNPDFDTSTLPEELQEEA; encoded by the coding sequence TTGGAAGAAAGAACTTATACCAAGGGCCTTCTAGAGGCGCTTCTTTTTTTATCTTCAGATCCAATCAAATTGTCTGCACTTGCCAAGTCTGCTGGGATCGAAAAAACGGAAGCCCGGGAACTCCTTGATGAACTCATCCTAGATTACCAAGAAAAAGAAGGCGGTTTTTTACTCAGAGAAATCGCCGGTGGTTACCAATTCATCACCAATCAAAAATACAGCGAAATTTTAGCTCATATCTTTAAAGATAAAAAAAGAGAAACTCTTTCTCGCGGAACCTTGGACACTCTTGCCATCATTGCTTACAAACAACCCATCACATTAACAGAACTCGATGAAATTCGAGGGGTGTCTTCTCGCGCAATGATTGCGAGCCTCATGTCTAAAAAATTGGTAAAAGCTGTGGGCCAAAAGGAAGTGCCTGGAAGACCTACATTGTATGGAACTACCAACGAGTTCTTGTTACACTTTGGACTTAGTAAACTCACAGACCTGCCGACTCCTGTAGAAGTCAAAGAACTTAAATTCGAAGAATTTTCGCCAGAATCCATCACTGTAACTGATGAAACAGAAATGAATCCTGATTTTGATACAAGCACTCTACCGGAAGAATTACAAGAAGAGGCCTGA
- a CDS encoding segregation and condensation protein A has translation MSPTPEFIVRWQNQDGGLTEGPLTVLWSLIDSYKVDIFEVSLSRITSDFIQFLRTSQSLSIELTSEFAVMASHLVYLKSKALLPDPGFEEEDYDPPLPKELVDKLLEHKKFQMAGQRLAELDRLTAGMFTRETNQVLDETEVWLDVSLVDLISAFNSILEQESSNEIEDLLPIYEGVAQYSVEDKMAYIQSLLEKSGEIHFMDLFETEKPEKKEIVAAFLAVLEVVKIRVCKVLQHAVFGEIKIVKV, from the coding sequence GTGTCCCCAACCCCGGAGTTTATCGTCCGGTGGCAAAACCAGGACGGAGGGCTGACAGAAGGACCTTTAACGGTTTTATGGTCTCTGATTGATAGTTATAAGGTTGATATTTTTGAAGTCTCCCTTTCGCGTATCACATCCGATTTCATTCAATTTTTGAGAACCAGTCAGTCCTTATCGATTGAGTTAACTTCTGAGTTTGCTGTGATGGCATCTCATTTGGTGTATTTAAAATCCAAAGCCTTATTGCCGGATCCCGGTTTTGAGGAAGAGGATTATGACCCGCCTCTACCCAAAGAACTCGTAGATAAATTACTCGAACACAAAAAGTTCCAAATGGCCGGACAACGTCTGGCGGAACTGGACAGATTGACCGCAGGTATGTTCACTCGGGAAACCAACCAAGTTTTGGATGAAACGGAAGTTTGGTTGGATGTTAGTCTTGTGGATTTAATTTCTGCCTTCAATTCGATTTTGGAACAAGAGTCTTCCAATGAAATCGAAGACCTTCTCCCCATCTACGAGGGTGTGGCCCAATACTCCGTAGAAGATAAAATGGCCTATATACAAAGTCTTTTAGAAAAATCCGGGGAAATCCACTTTATGGATTTGTTCGAAACAGAAAAACCGGAAAAAAAAGAAATCGTCGCTGCCTTCCTTGCCGTATTAGAAGTTGTTAAAATCCGAGTTTGCAAAGTCCTCCAACATGCAGTTTTCGGTGAAATCAAAATAGTCAAGGTTTAG
- a CDS encoding response regulator, with translation MARILVVDDAKFMRTLVKDALVGAGHEIVGEAENGNIAVEQYKNLKPDLVTMDITMREKDGIEATKEIIKFDASAKIIMVTALGQEDLLAKAIKMGVKDFVVKPFPPERLQQAAAKALGL, from the coding sequence ATGGCAAGAATTTTGGTTGTAGATGATGCAAAATTCATGAGAACGCTCGTAAAAGATGCGTTAGTTGGTGCGGGTCACGAGATCGTAGGTGAAGCTGAGAACGGTAATATTGCGGTAGAACAGTATAAGAACCTCAAGCCGGATTTAGTCACTATGGACATTACCATGCGTGAAAAAGATGGAATCGAAGCTACAAAAGAAATCATTAAATTTGATGCTTCTGCTAAAATCATTATGGTAACGGCTCTTGGTCAGGAAGATTTACTGGCAAAAGCAATTAAGATGGGTGTTAAGGATTTTGTTGTAAAACCTTTTCCTCCAGAAAGATTGCAACAAGCAGCAGCTAAAGCATTAGGTTTATAA
- a CDS encoding protein-glutamate methylesterase/protein-glutamine glutaminase: MNKKPTVVIIDDSLLVRNILSDALTKKDEVQVIATGKTGMDCIDLASKLKPDFIVLDIEMPIMDGLTALAEIKKLKLTTHVIMLSVLTQHGADATFKALELGAVDFIPKPSSGNQFSPEDVAAVLSAKIKGFSDSRLPSPESLPKPERTERQLNKSFQKPIKVDAIGIGTSTGGPKALQTVFASIPEDFAKPIFVVQHMPAGFTKAFADRLNSLSKIQVKEAEQGDLVQSGTAYIAPGDYQMKVVTKGKDRVIELTHTGQVNGHRPSIEVLFDSLVEAYGGDHLLSMIMTGMGKDGSQAITNIHAKGGITLAQNEATSVVYGMNRVAVELGGIDFVLPVDDLVPKMIELLKSRGN; encoded by the coding sequence ATGAATAAAAAACCAACTGTTGTTATCATTGACGATTCACTCCTTGTGAGGAATATCTTAAGTGATGCCCTCACCAAAAAAGATGAGGTGCAGGTCATTGCTACCGGGAAAACCGGAATGGACTGTATTGATTTAGCCAGTAAGTTAAAACCAGACTTTATTGTTTTGGACATTGAGATGCCGATTATGGATGGTCTCACTGCACTTGCAGAAATCAAAAAATTAAAACTCACCACTCATGTGATTATGCTGTCGGTTCTCACCCAACACGGGGCCGATGCGACTTTTAAAGCCTTGGAACTTGGGGCAGTTGACTTCATTCCGAAACCTTCCAGCGGAAATCAGTTTTCGCCAGAGGATGTGGCTGCGGTATTGTCCGCAAAAATCAAAGGTTTTTCTGATTCCAGACTTCCGAGTCCAGAATCTTTACCAAAACCAGAGAGAACCGAACGCCAATTAAATAAAAGTTTTCAAAAACCGATCAAAGTAGACGCTATCGGAATAGGGACCTCCACTGGAGGCCCCAAAGCCTTACAAACGGTCTTTGCGAGTATTCCCGAAGACTTTGCGAAACCTATCTTTGTGGTACAACATATGCCAGCGGGGTTTACCAAGGCATTTGCAGATAGATTGAATTCCTTGTCTAAAATACAAGTGAAAGAAGCGGAACAAGGTGACTTGGTACAATCGGGGACTGCTTATATCGCTCCCGGAGATTACCAAATGAAAGTAGTCACAAAAGGAAAAGATCGTGTCATTGAACTGACTCATACGGGCCAGGTCAACGGACACAGGCCATCCATTGAAGTATTGTTTGATAGTTTGGTGGAAGCTTACGGTGGGGATCATCTTTTGTCCATGATCATGACAGGTATGGGAAAAGATGGATCACAAGCCATCACCAACATTCACGCCAAAGGTGGTATTACTCTGGCGCAGAATGAAGCAACATCGGTAGTGTACGGAATGAACCGAGTTGCAGTAGAACTAGGGGGCATTGATTTTGTCCTTCCTGTGGATGATTTAGTACCAAAGATGATTGAATTATTAAAGTCGAGAGGGAATTAA